Within the Serratia sp. UGAL515B_01 genome, the region CCTCACCTTGTCACCGAAGGGCTGTGACAACAGACAGACGCTGTTTTTAACGGTGGCCTCGATAGTAATATCCGGTTCTGTAAGTTGGCAATAGTAGCCAATAGGAACAAACAAATTGACTTACGTTGTTTGCTGTTATGCCAGCAGTAACGCTACAGCGGTGAAGGATAAGAATTAAGTGGGGTTTGGCAACTTAGCTAGCACAACAGCTTTGAATGGCTGTCTCGATATGCGTAAAAGCGGTATGGCTGCCAGCCCTGTAATCGGTGATGTGTTTCTACCATCGCTGGCGCTCTGAGACTACTGGTGTGTGCTTGGCAAATGAGCAAGATGCCCGGGTCGACAGCCGAGAGTATACGATAATAGCATCACTTGATGCCCTATCATGACTCTGGGTGAGCACGGATGACCAGATATATGGTTGGCGTGCTGGGCAGCAGCACATCTTGCGGATAGATATCGATTTGCAGGATGTTAAATGAATGAGCAAGGACAACGCAGATTACGCAAATGGGAGACGTTTGCGCGACGGTCAGTAAAGTAACGGCAAGGTTAGCTGGTGACAGGGTTCCTGCTGAGGGCAGTTTACCCTCTAAATACCAGCGCTAATGTAAATCCCAGGACTGGTAAATATATTACTGGCTTTGAACTTCACTATCACTGAAGGGGGATATGCAGGTTATTTTTCAACAAAAAGTATTATTCCGTCGACTCGGGGTGGTCTCTGAGTCTTTAAAAAAGACAACATCAGTTAAAGGTATTGAAAGCACTATGGTCAGTAAAAATAGCTCGCAAAAGTTTATTGCGCGGAACCGAGCTCCTCGCGTGCAGATTGAGTACGATGTGGAAATCTACGGTTCCGAGAAAAAAGTTGAACTGCCATTCGTTATGGGCGTGATGGCTGATTTATCCGGTAAGCCGCTTGAGCCTCTCCCTTCGGTAGCCGACCGCCATTTCCTGAGTATCGACATCGATAACTTCGATGAGCGTATGAAGGCCATGCGTCCACGTGTCGCTTTTGCGGTGCCGAATACGCTGACCGGTGAAGGGCAGCTGATGGTCGACATCACCTTTGAAAGCATGAGTGATTTTTCGCCGGACGCTGTCGCGAAAAAGGTCGATTCCCTCTCGCAATTGCTGGATGCACGCACCCAGTTGGCAAATTTACAAACCTATATGGACGGTAAAGCCGGTGCAGAAGAGTTGGTGATGGCACTGCTCAAGGATCAATCCTTGCTGAAAGCACTGGCATCCGCGCCTAAAGAAGCCAAGGCTGCCGATACTAATGTGGATCAGGAAGACTAAGTGAAAGAGGGTATTATGTCTACATCGCAAACTAAGGTAAATCAGAGCCCGGCAGCGGAAGTTACCCGCTTTGACGACTTCAATTCTTTATTGACGAAAGAATTTAAAGCCAAATCAGAGCAGACTAAATCTGCCGTTGAAGGCGCAGTAAAAACGCTGGCAGAGCAGGCGTTGGCAAACAGCGTCACGGTCTCTGACGATGCGTATAAAAGCATTGCCTCGATCATTGCTGAAATTGATCGCAAACTGTCCGAACAGATTAACCTGATCCTGCATCACAGCGAGTATCAGGCGTTGGAGAGTGCCTGGCGTGGCCTGAATCACCTGGTCTTTAACACCGAGACAGATGAGAAGCTCAAACTGCGCTTTATGGACATCTCCAAGGAAGAACTGCGCCGCAACATGAAGCGCTACAAGGGGATCGCCTGGGATCAGAGCCCACTGTTCAAGAAAGTGTACGAAGAAGAGTATGGTCAACTGGGTGGTGAACCCTATGGCTGTCTGGTCGCGGACTACTACTTCGACCATACCGCGCCTGATGTGGATCTGTTGGCCTCTATCGGTAAAGTGGCCGCATCGGCCCACGTACCGTTCATTACTGGCGCATCACCGAATGTGCTGCAGATGGATTCATGGCAAGAGCTGTCCAATCCGCGTGACCTGACCAAAATCTTCACGCAGAACCTGGAATATGCAGCCTGGAACTCCCTGCGTCAGTCGGAAGATTCACGCTACATCGGTCTGGCCATGCCACGTTTCCTGGCACGCCTGCCATACGGTATCAAGACTAACCCAGTGGATGCCTTCCATTTCGAAGAGACCACTGATGGGGCAGATCACAGCAAATATGCCTGGGCTAACGCCGCTTACGCTATGGCCGTCAACATCAACCGCTCTTTCAAAGAGTACGGCTGGTGTACCCTGATCCGCGGTGTAGAAAGTGGTGGTGTGGTTGAAGGTTTGCCGTGCCATACCTTCCCAACCGACGATGGCGGCGTGGACATGAAGTGCCCGACCGAGATCGCCATTTCTGACCGTCGTGAAGCGGAGCTGGCGAAAAACGGTTTCATCCCGTTGGTACACCGTAAAAACACCGACTATGCTGCCTTCATCGGTGCACAGTCCTTGCAGAAGCCGGCAGAATATTACGATGCGGATGCAACGGCCAACGCCAATCTGTCAGCACGTCTGCCGTACCTGTTCGCCTGTTCGCGTTTTGCCCACTATCTGAAGTGCATCGTGCGTGACAAGATCGGTACATTCAAAGAGCGTGACGAGATGCAGCGCTGGTTGAACGATTGGGTAATGAACTATGTTGACGGTGACCCAGCCAACTCTTCGTTAGACATCAAAGCTCGTCGTCCACTGGCGGCGGCAGAAGTGGTTGTCGAGGATGTGGAAGGTAACCCAGGCTATTACCAGGCGAAATTCTTCCTGCGGCCACACTTCCAGTTGGAAGGGCTGACGGTTTCTCTGCGTATGGTTGCTAAACTGCCATCAGTGAAAGACGTCGCTTAAAGACCCGATAACGCTGCTATCAAGCAGCGTATCAGTAGTAGTAAAAAAAGATAGGTAATGGTTTCCATTACCCTCCGTATAGGGAGCATTGTGTGCTGGTTTCAGCACCGGGGCTGCTGACATTCAAAGCGTCCAGGAGGACGCATTGGAAATATAATTAACGTGCATAAAAGAGGATATTATGGCACAAGATATGTTTATTAAGATCGACGGTATTGAAGGGGAGTCTTTAGATACCACTCATAAAAACGAAATCCAGGTACTGGGCTGGAATTGGGATGTGTCACAGCATTCTAACATGCACAGCGGCTCTGGCGGTGGTTCGGGTAAAGCGACCGTAGCGGATTTCTGTTTTGAACACTACATGGATAAAGCCAGCCCTAACCTGCTGAGCTACTGCCTGTCAGGCAAGCACATTAAAAACATCCAGTTCGTAGTGCGTAAAGCGGGTGGTGACCCTCTTGAGTTCCTGATCATCAAGTTCACCGATGTGATTATCACTCGTGTTGCGATGGCCGGTTCTGTCCAGGACGAAACCCGTCCACGTGAAGAAGTGCGTTTCTCCTTCACAAAAATGACACAAGATTACGTGATGCAGAATGCTGAAGGTCATAAATCTGGTGTGATTTCTGCCAGCTATGACGTGAAAGCCAACCTGCACGGCTAATTATTGTCGTCTGTTGTTACCCTGCCACCCATTTATTGGGTGGTAGGGTTTACGTGCATTTGTCGGGATAAGGCGTGCAACAATGGCGAGTAAATGCCTGAAAAAAACCATGACGTGTTACCAAGGCCGGCGGCATAGCGTGTGGGTGGTACTGGTTGCTCTGTGGTTAACCGCCTGCAGTTCAAAACCGCCTCCAGATAACCGTGCACAGAGCGTGCATGTGACATTACAAACCGCCAAGGACGTCAATCCTAATGAGAATGGCAAGCCGAGTCCGGTGCGCGTTACCCTCTATCAATTGACGTTAAGTGACGAATTCCTTGCTAGTGATTTTTTTGGTCTGAGTGATGGCACTGAGGCAAAAAACCAGACGCACAAGAGTTATGACGCCATCATGGTGCCCGGAGAAAAAAAAGAAATAACGCTACCGGTTAATCAAGAAACCACTGCCATTGGCGTGGTCACGGCGTACCGGGACATTTCGGCAGCAGAATGGCGAGTGTTTTATATTATTCCACCCAGGCCCGAAACGCCTTGGTACAGTAACTGGTGGTCAAGCAATGATGCCTGGCAGCCTAACATGTTGGTTCGTATGGAACATCTGACTACATCAATTAAAATAATGGATTAAGCCGTGAGAACAAACAAAGTCGTCTGGAGTGAAGGCCTTTTTCTTCGTCCGCAACTTTTCCAGCAACAAGAACGCTATCTCGAGTATTACGCCCATAAGCGTGCTGCTACCATTACCCCTTTTTTCTGGGGATTTGCCCAATACGAAGTGGATAATGAAGCGTTATCGTACGGCAAACTGGTGATGCGCTCCGGCCGGGGTGTGTTGCCCGACGGTACGCCGTTTGATATGCCGGGCCATGCCGCCCTGCCAGAGCCGCTGACCATCACGCCAGATCACCTGGGAAAGTTGATTTATCTGGCTGTCCCGCTACGCTTAGATAACAGTGATGAAACGATTTTTGACGAGTATGACCTGAGTTCATTGGCGCGTTTCAAGGCGCAGGAAGCAGAACTCAATGATACCAACGCCATTCGTCAAGGGCCAAAACCGGTGCAACTGGCGCAGTTGCGCCTGCGATTGCTCTCGGAGACTGAGATGACCGAGTCCTGGATTGGTTTGCCATTAACGCGTGTGCGTGCGATACAACCGGATGGCAGCGTACTGCTGCACACCGAAGACTACATTCCGCCGGTCACGGGCTACGCGGCCAATGATTTGCTGACCGAATGGTTGACCCATCTAAATGGCTTGGTCAAGATGCGTGCCGAGATGCTGGCGCAGCGTCTGTCCAACAGCGACGGCAAAGCCAGCGCCAGTGCGGAAATTGTTGATTACCTGCTGCTGCAGATCTTCAATAAATACGAACCGATACTCGACCATTTACGGCATATTCCGGAACTGCCGCCGATCACGCTGTACCAGGAGTTGGCCAAATTTGCCGGTGAGCTGTCAACGTTCATTCGGGTCAAGACCCGCCGTCCGCGTCCGGCGCCCGGCTACGACCATGCGCGGCTGTACCCGTCGATCCGCCCGTTGGTGGATGATATCCACGATCTGCTCAACCAGATCCTGGTCCGTGCCGGTCAGATGATCCCGCTGGAGCCGCGTGGCAACGGCGTGTGGTCGGCTTCGATGCTCCCGGGTGAATTGCGCAGCTTCTCAAGCCTGGTATTGGCGGTGTCGGCGCAGTTACCGATGGATGTGTTGCAACATCAGTACGCAGCACAGGCCAAATTCAGTGCACCGCAGCAGTTGCACGAGCTGGTGCGTTCTCACCTGCCGGGATTGGAGATCCATGCGTTGCCGGTGCCACCGCGCCAAATCCCCTATACGGCAGGATACGTCTACTTCGAATTAATGAAGAGTGAACCTTTTTGGGACAAAATTGCCAGCACAGGGGCCATAGCCACACACGTGGCGGGTAACTTCCCTGGGTTGAAAATGGAGCTCTGGGGTATTAGAGACTGATGAGTGATAGCAGCGAAGCGAACCTGAACGGGGATTTCTCGGCGTTTTCCCCAAAAAGCACCAGCGAACCCCATGCACAAGCGCTGGGCCATTTCTTGCTGGACAGCCAAAGCCCGACAGGGGGATACGGTAACGATGCCGGCACCCGTTATGACGCCAGTCAACTGCGTAGAGAGAGTGTGCAACAGCGCGTGGCCGCGGTGCGGGCGTCATCGACCCCGTTGCTTGAAGCCGCGGAGCCGCTGTTACGTGCGCTGAGTGACATGCCTGACGAGGTAGAAGACCGCGATCAGGCGTCGCTGCTCAAGCAGAGCCTGAAGAATGAGATCACGCTGTTCAGTGTGGTGTGCGACGAGGCGGACCTTTCGTGGAAGAAAATGGCGATAGTCCGCTACTGTATCTGCACGGCGCTGGATGAAGCGGCACATGCCCGGCGTTGGGGCATGGACATGGGGTGGTCACAGAGCAACCTGCTCAACCACTTCGAAGGGGATAACGACGGCGGTAACAAGTTCTTCCTGCTGGTAGGCCGGTTGTCGATGAGTCCACAGGAGTATGCCGATGTTCTGGAAATCCTGTTGCGCATCATGGGACTGGGTTTTGAAGGGCGTTACAGCATCATTGAAAACGGTGAACGCCAACTGACGAAAATACGTCAACGTTTGCTGACGCTGTTGCAAAGCACGCGAGACAGCACGGTGGGGGCGCTGTCAGTACATGCACTCCCACAGCGTGAGGTAAAGAAGCAGCAGCGTTTTTTTGTGCCGGTGCGGGTATCACTGCTGTTTGCAGGCGTGTTGGTGGTGAGCAGCTTTATCACGTTCAAATACCTGCTGATGGTGCCGCAAGGTGAACTGCTTGAAGAGATGAAGGCCCTGATGCGTCAGCCTGAGGCTCAGCCGGTCAGTGCCCCGGTTGCCCCGGAACGATT harbors:
- the tssB gene encoding type VI secretion system contractile sheath small subunit encodes the protein MVSKNSSQKFIARNRAPRVQIEYDVEIYGSEKKVELPFVMGVMADLSGKPLEPLPSVADRHFLSIDIDNFDERMKAMRPRVAFAVPNTLTGEGQLMVDITFESMSDFSPDAVAKKVDSLSQLLDARTQLANLQTYMDGKAGAEELVMALLKDQSLLKALASAPKEAKAADTNVDQED
- the tssC gene encoding type VI secretion system contractile sheath large subunit, which codes for MSTSQTKVNQSPAAEVTRFDDFNSLLTKEFKAKSEQTKSAVEGAVKTLAEQALANSVTVSDDAYKSIASIIAEIDRKLSEQINLILHHSEYQALESAWRGLNHLVFNTETDEKLKLRFMDISKEELRRNMKRYKGIAWDQSPLFKKVYEEEYGQLGGEPYGCLVADYYFDHTAPDVDLLASIGKVAASAHVPFITGASPNVLQMDSWQELSNPRDLTKIFTQNLEYAAWNSLRQSEDSRYIGLAMPRFLARLPYGIKTNPVDAFHFEETTDGADHSKYAWANAAYAMAVNINRSFKEYGWCTLIRGVESGGVVEGLPCHTFPTDDGGVDMKCPTEIAISDRREAELAKNGFIPLVHRKNTDYAAFIGAQSLQKPAEYYDADATANANLSARLPYLFACSRFAHYLKCIVRDKIGTFKERDEMQRWLNDWVMNYVDGDPANSSLDIKARRPLAAAEVVVEDVEGNPGYYQAKFFLRPHFQLEGLTVSLRMVAKLPSVKDVA
- a CDS encoding Hcp family type VI secretion system effector; protein product: MAQDMFIKIDGIEGESLDTTHKNEIQVLGWNWDVSQHSNMHSGSGGGSGKATVADFCFEHYMDKASPNLLSYCLSGKHIKNIQFVVRKAGGDPLEFLIIKFTDVIITRVAMAGSVQDETRPREEVRFSFTKMTQDYVMQNAEGHKSGVISASYDVKANLHG
- the tssJ gene encoding type VI secretion system lipoprotein TssJ, with amino-acid sequence MASKCLKKTMTCYQGRRHSVWVVLVALWLTACSSKPPPDNRAQSVHVTLQTAKDVNPNENGKPSPVRVTLYQLTLSDEFLASDFFGLSDGTEAKNQTHKSYDAIMVPGEKKEITLPVNQETTAIGVVTAYRDISAAEWRVFYIIPPRPETPWYSNWWSSNDAWQPNMLVRMEHLTTSIKIMD
- the tssK gene encoding type VI secretion system baseplate subunit TssK, giving the protein MRTNKVVWSEGLFLRPQLFQQQERYLEYYAHKRAATITPFFWGFAQYEVDNEALSYGKLVMRSGRGVLPDGTPFDMPGHAALPEPLTITPDHLGKLIYLAVPLRLDNSDETIFDEYDLSSLARFKAQEAELNDTNAIRQGPKPVQLAQLRLRLLSETEMTESWIGLPLTRVRAIQPDGSVLLHTEDYIPPVTGYAANDLLTEWLTHLNGLVKMRAEMLAQRLSNSDGKASASAEIVDYLLLQIFNKYEPILDHLRHIPELPPITLYQELAKFAGELSTFIRVKTRRPRPAPGYDHARLYPSIRPLVDDIHDLLNQILVRAGQMIPLEPRGNGVWSASMLPGELRSFSSLVLAVSAQLPMDVLQHQYAAQAKFSAPQQLHELVRSHLPGLEIHALPVPPRQIPYTAGYVYFELMKSEPFWDKIASTGAIATHVAGNFPGLKMELWGIRD
- the tssL gene encoding type VI secretion system protein TssL, long form, which translates into the protein MSDSSEANLNGDFSAFSPKSTSEPHAQALGHFLLDSQSPTGGYGNDAGTRYDASQLRRESVQQRVAAVRASSTPLLEAAEPLLRALSDMPDEVEDRDQASLLKQSLKNEITLFSVVCDEADLSWKKMAIVRYCICTALDEAAHARRWGMDMGWSQSNLLNHFEGDNDGGNKFFLLVGRLSMSPQEYADVLEILLRIMGLGFEGRYSIIENGERQLTKIRQRLLTLLQSTRDSTVGALSVHALPQREVKKQQRFFVPVRVSLLFAGVLVVSSFITFKYLLMVPQGELLEEMKALMRQPEAQPVSAPVAPERLRLAILLKAEIAQKLVSVDETAGNSKVTFRGDSMFRVGAVSVKPEMLPVLKRVAEEIQRVKGSVVVVGYTDSTPINRPGLPNNQVLSEKRAASVAQLLQQAGIPADRIRFEGRGEGEPLASNDTAEGRAQNRRVEISVTY